In Drosophila santomea strain STO CAGO 1482 chromosome 3L, Prin_Dsan_1.1, whole genome shotgun sequence, a single window of DNA contains:
- the LOC120449154 gene encoding uncharacterized protein LOC120449154: MDCCGNEVRSESIYNMLQALVDSKVVNVQLLSIAVGIFFVVLLLKNNFRSFSGT; this comes from the coding sequence ATGGACTGCTGCGGCAACGAAGTGCGCAGCGAGAGTATCTACAACATGCTGCAGGCCCTGGTGGACTCGAAGGTGGTCAACGTGCAGCTTCTGTCGATTGCCGTGGGCATTTTCTTCGTGGTTCTGCTGCTGAAAAACAATTTCCGCAGCTTTTCTGGCACGTAG
- the LOC120449151 gene encoding uncharacterized protein LOC120449151, which produces MPYHDRVKARLENEVVLLRREVASLRSKHIKHRKYRQDQAVLQARLEQEIQFLQNELAAAQVNRNERECGGAEQCSRLSQQVEKLDEHVVKQEKYIAFLEDQINHTRNKYQQRMTDVRQNAELVEKELKRVRREIKAITEQAGKVDSLQQQVGFLIAKLDRRNAIISKYEAQQDEVISIMASLQKQKDKIKRHQKINIAHDDKADSSSIPSEQPPLLKPCLQKTNDRKKHRKQLKFREGDKEDSSSTGPDKPPDDEPTQSASLNLVCLSSALRNKLSNQEQPTVDQ; this is translated from the coding sequence ATGCCGTACCACGATCGAGTCAAAGCCCGACTGGAAAACGAGGTGGTTCTTCTTCGCCGCGAGGTGGCCTCACTGCGCTCCAAGCATATCAAACATCGCAAGTATCGCCAGGATCAGGCGGTGCTACAGGCGCGTTTGGAGCAGGAGATCCAGTTTCTACAGAACGAACTAGCCGCAGCTCAGGTGAATCGCAATGAACGAGAGTGCGGTGGAGCCGAACAGTGTTCCCGTTTGAGCCAACAGGTGGAGAAACTGGACGAGCACGTGGTCAAGCAGGAGAAGTACATTGCCTTCCTGGAGGACCAGATCAATCACACGCGCAACAAGTACCAGCAACGGATGACCGATGTCCGCCAGAACGCCGAACTGGTGGAAAAGGAGCTGAAGCGGGTGCGTCGCGAGATTAAGGCCATTACCGAGCAGGCTGGAAAAGTGGACAGCCTGCAGCAACAAGTGGGTTTCCTCATCGCCAAGCTGGACCGCCGGAACGCCATCATCTCCAAGTACGAAGCCCAGCAGGATGAAGTCATAAGTATCATGGCTAGTCTCCAGAAGCAGAAAGACAAAATTAAGCGGCATCAGAAGATCAATATCGCCCATGACGATAAAGCTGATTCCAGTTCGATCCCCTCTGAACAGCCACCTCTTCTCAAGCCGTGTCTACAGAAGACGAACGATCGAAAGAAACATCGCAAGCAACTCAAATTTCGCGAGGGTGATAAGGAGGATTCCAGCTCGACAGGTCCTGATAAGCCACCAGATGACGAGCCTACACAAAGCGCCTCCCTCAACTTAGTCTGTCTCTCCTCTGCGCTGAGAAATAAGTTAAGTAACCAGGAACAGCCAACTGTCGATCAATGA
- the LOC120449153 gene encoding cytochrome b-c1 complex subunit 8, producing the protein MRLSSILNGQHFGNLAKVHGIVTYKLSPFEQRAFAGAISKGLPNMVRRFRSNVFIVTPPFILGYLIYDLTERKHTALLRKNPADYANDE; encoded by the exons ATGCGTCTGTCCTCGATCCTGAATGGCCAGCACTTTGGCAACCTGGCCAAGGTGCACGGCATCGTCACCTACAAGCTGTCGCCCTTCGAGCAGCGCGCCTTCGCCGGAGCGATCAGCAAGGGATTGCCCAACATGGTGCGTCGCTTCCGCTCCAACGTCTTCATCGTGACTCCCC CCTTCATCCTGGGATACCTGATCTACGATCTGACCGAACGCAAGCACACCGCCCTGCTGCGCAAGAACCCCGCTGACTACGCGAACGACGAATAA
- the LOC120449588 gene encoding MICOS complex subunit MIC13 homolog QIL1 — protein MVLGLLVRGGLVAGTVYYTQKVGIWGDSAQSDKLYNDIKSELRPHVQKLEKQLPFEVPQLPRTGEMRFLAKHYYNEGVKNTFRFIHMLPCYAGRGLKKVKDTFQDFAQSPAIAGGAESSPAK, from the exons ATGGTTCTTGG ACTTCTGGTGCGCGGCGGTCTGGTGGCCGGAACCGTCTACTACACACAAAAGGTGGGCATCTGGGGCGACTCTGCCCAGTCGGACAAGCTGTACAACGATATCAAGTCGGAGCTGCGTCCGCATGTCCAGAAGCTGGAGAAGCAGCTGCCCTTCGAGGTGCCCCAGTTGCCCAGAACCGGTGAGATGCGCTTCCTGGCCAAGCACTACTACAACGAGGGCGTGAAGAACACCTTCCGCTTCATCCACATGCTGCCCTGCTACGCGGGCAGGGGCCTCAAGAAGGTGAAGGACACGTTCCAGGACTTTGCACAATCCCCAGCCATCGCCGGCGGCGCGGAGTCCAGTCCGGCGAAGTAA
- the LOC120449152 gene encoding uncharacterized protein LOC120449152: protein MTKGVRFPNDGCPGLPNERQHSRGTNDSRQKAQKVNSRASRKPLQSLQTAGRNTSSYSLKYKGSPLSEEQLGVLVQQDCRAEKHHTDRQNLADIILMQARRIEKQQREIHRIKAHYERQVSTIKNNAIMLESHLQKVLASVERDRARRIGHHCQDMLGAVEKLQKSDIQVKQSKQSQPQSVASRLLIQYLHSKAISHSTRNSNGNTSNYRNML from the coding sequence ATGACCAAGGGCGTGAGGTTTCCCAACGATGGATGCCCTGGCTTGCCGAATGAAAGGCAACATTCTCGAGGAACAAACGATTCGCGTCAGAAGGCTCAGAAAGTGAACTCCAGGGCATCTAGGAAACCACTGCAATCGCTACAAACTGCCGGTCGGAACACTAGCTCCTACAGCCTGAAGTACAAAGGAAGTCCGCTGTCCGAGGAGCAACTGGGTGTGCTGGTGCAGCAGGATTGCAGGGCGGAGAAGCATCACACCGATCGCCAGAACTTGGCGGACATCATTCTGATGCAGGCTCGTCGCATCGAGAAGCAGCAGCGGGAAATTCATAGGATAAAGGCGCACTATGAGCGCCAGGTGTCCACCATCAAGAACAATGCCATCATGCTGGAATCCCATCTGCAAAAGGTGCTGGCGAGTGTCGAAAGGGATCGGGCCAGGCGGATTGGCCACCACTGCCAGGACATGTTGGGTGCCGTGGAGAAGCTGCAGAAGAGCGACATCCAAGTGAAGCAATCCAAGCAATCCCAGCCGCAATCTGTGGCCAGCCGACTGCTGATCCAGTATCTCCACTCCAAGGCGATTTCGCATTCGACCAGGAACTCTAATGGAAACACAAGTAACTACAGGAATATGTTGTGA
- the LOC120449610 gene encoding pH-sensitive chloride channel 2 gives MYLYLNQDFWTTLILVSSIWNSVGVNAEEEECPSMADAGSLQQTQLIQRLTHVCRYDRLERPFEYDSDGKRLPIVVRTRIYVYFLQNLNSDLLQFKMHALLQLRFQDKRLAYKAFNRSDNILGQKHLSERLWLPHIFFANERESSILGTDEKDVLTSLSPEGNVIISTRMQASLYCWMNFQKFPFDQQFCSTVLESWMYNTSDLILEWEPHTPISFDPEMRLTEYNMAQFWHNTTIVESDGDNLRHGAFAGNYSSLSFTVNLKREIGFYLLDYYLPSMMIVAISWVSFWLQADASPPRIMLGTSTMLSFITLSSSQSKNLPKVSYIKVSEVWFLGCTFFIFGSLVEFAFVNTIWRRKENIELKKVNSKYIIKSTLTPRPARRQIGGSLSNESRARSCSSLDNIVSSTESVRNGTGNGTVNQGFNNYLTVHPNLPIIRTECAEADTVSICSARTSNDHIVDVDKDKKDTPPTFTTMTPQEIAMWIDRRSRFLFPAMFLAFNALYWTFVYVL, from the exons atgtatctgtatctgaacCAAGACTTTTGGACAACGCTCATCTTGGTCTCCAGCATATGGAATTCAGTTGG GGTCAACGCTGAGGAAGAGGAGTGTCCTTCAATGGCGGACGCGGGGAGCTTGCAACAGACGCAACTCATCCAGCGGCTAACTCACGTCTGCCGTTACGATCGACTGGAAAGACCATTTG AATACGACTCGGACGGAAAACGCCTGCCCATTGTGGTGAGGACGCGGATCTACGTGTACTTCCTGCAGAACCTCAACTCCGACCTGCTGCAGTTCAAGATGCACGCCCTCCTGCAGCTGCGATTCCAGGACAAGCGGCTGGCTTACAAGGCCTTCAATCGCAGCGACAACATTCTGGGCCAGAAGCACCTGAGCGAACGCCTCTGGCTGCCGCACATCTTCTTCGCCAACGAACGCGAGTCCAGTATCCTGGGCACGGACGAGAAGGATGTACTGACCTCGCTTTCGCCCGAGGGAAACGTGATCATCTCCACGCGCATGCAGGCCAGCCTCTACTGCTGGATGAACTTCCAGAAGTTCCCCTTCGACCAGCAGTTCTGCTCCACGGTCCTGGAGAGCT GGATGTACAACACTTCCGATTTGATTCTGGAGTGGGAGCCACACACGCCCATCTCCTTCGATCCGGAAATGAGGCTCACCGAGTACAACATGGCCCAGTTCTGGCACAACACTACGATAGTGGAGTCGGATGGCGACAATCTGCGTCACGGAGCTTTTG CTGGTAACTACAGTTCGCTGAGCTTCACGGTCAATCTGAAGCGGGAAATTGGCTTCTATCTGCTCGACTACTACTTGCCCTCCATGATGATCGTGGCCATCTCTTGGGTGTCCTTTTGGCTGCAGGCGGACGCATCTCCTCCGAGGATTATGCTGG GAACCAGCACCATGCTGTCGTTCATCACGCTCTCCTCCTCGCAGAGCAAGAACCTGCCCAAGGTGAGCTACATAAAGGTGTCGGAGGTGTGGTTCCTGGGCTGCACCTTCTTCATCTTCGGCAGCCTGGTGGAGTTCGCCTTTGTGAACACCATTTGGCGCCGCAAGGAGAACATCGAGCTGAAGAAGGTCAACAGCAAGTACATCATAAAGTCCACTTTGACACCACGCCCGGCTCGCCGTCAAATTGGCGGAAGTTTGAGCAACGAATCCAGAGCGAGGTCGTGTTCCAGTTTGGACAACATCGTTTCCAGCACGGAGAGCGTGCGCAATGGCACTGGCAATGGCACCGTGAACCAGGGCTTCAACAACTACCTGACAGTGCAT CCCAACTTACCCATCATAAGGACGGAGTGCGCCGAGGCCGACACCGTGTCCATTTGCAGTGCGCGCACGAGCAACGATCACATCGTGGACGTGGACAAGGATAAGAAGGACACGCCGCCCACCTTCACCACCATGACACCGCAGGAAATCGCCATGTGGATAGACCGGCGGTCCCGCTTCCTCTTCCCGGCCATGTTCCTGGCCTTCAACGCCCTGTACTGGACCTTCGTCTATGTTTTGTAG